One window of Mesoplodon densirostris isolate mMesDen1 chromosome 15, mMesDen1 primary haplotype, whole genome shotgun sequence genomic DNA carries:
- the LOC132502404 gene encoding myosin regulatory light chain 12B, whose protein sequence is MSSKKAKTKTKKRPQRATSNVFAMFDQSQIQEFKEAFNMIDQNRDGFIDKEDLHDMLASLGKNPTDAYLEAMMNEAPGPINFTMFLTMFGEKLNGTDPEDVIRNAFACFDEEATGTIQEDYLRELLTTMGDRFTDEEVDELYREAPIDKKGNFNYIEFTRILKHGAKDKDD, encoded by the exons ATGTCTAGCAAAAAGGCAAAGACCAAGACCAAGAAGCGCCCCCAGCGCGCAACCTCCAACGTGTTCGCCATGTTTGACCAGTCACAGATTCAGGAGTTTAAGGAGGCCTTCAACATGATCGATCAGAATAGAGATGGTTTCATCGACAAGGAAGACTTACATGATATGCTTGCTTCGCTAG GGAAGAATCCAACCGACGCGTACCTCGAAGCCATGATGAATGAGGCTCCAGGGCCCATAAACTTCACCATGTTCCTTACCATGTTTGGGGAGAAGCTGAATGGCACAGACCCAGAAGATGTCATCAGAAACGCTTTTGCTTGCTTTGATGAAGAAGCAACTG GCACCATTCAGGAGGATTACCTGCGAGAGCTGCTGACCACGATGGGAGATCGGTTTACGGATGAGGAAGTGGACGAGCTGTACAGAGAAGCACCTATTGACAAAAAGGGGAATTTCAATTACATTGAGTTCACGCGCATCCTTAAACATGGAGCGAAAGACAAAGATGACTGA